A part of Nitrospira sp. genomic DNA contains:
- a CDS encoding cation acetate symporter, with amino-acid sequence MRFGLPVAALCVLAGSVYAAGPDAGQTQKQTINWTAICMFGVFVLLTLFITKWAAARTKSAAAFYTAGGGITGFQNGLAIAGDYMSAASFLGISAAVMASGYDGLIYSIGFLVGWPILTFLMAERLRNLGKFTFADVAAFRFKQAPIRIFAASGTLVVVAFYLIAQMVGAGQLIKLLFGLEYWIAIVIVGALMMVYVLFGGMTATTWVQIIKACLLLGGATFMAFMVLLNFGFSLEALFANAVEIKAGLATTAGKTSEEAAAAGQSIMGPGNFVKDPISAISFGMALMFGTAGLPHILMRFFTVPSAKEARKSVMWATGWIGYFYLLTFIIGFGAITFVSTNPEFIDANGVLKGGSNMAAVHLASAVGGNVFLGFISAVAFATILAVVAGLTLSGASAVSHDLYATVIKDGKADGASELRVSRMTTVALGILAVLLGIVFEKQNVAFMVSLAFAIAASANFPVLFMSVLWKDCTTRGAVIGGFLGLISSVLLTIVSPSVWEATLAYPKGSALFPYASPALFSMTIGVVGIWLFSILDRSSQAAKDRGGFLAQQVRSETGIGATTASGH; translated from the coding sequence GTGCGGTTCGGTCTGCCCGTGGCGGCGCTGTGTGTTCTTGCTGGATCGGTGTATGCCGCAGGTCCGGATGCTGGCCAGACACAGAAGCAGACGATCAATTGGACGGCAATCTGCATGTTCGGTGTGTTTGTCTTGCTCACGCTGTTCATCACGAAATGGGCAGCGGCCCGAACCAAATCGGCGGCTGCGTTTTATACAGCGGGTGGAGGCATTACGGGTTTTCAGAACGGTCTGGCGATTGCCGGCGACTACATGTCTGCGGCATCGTTCCTGGGCATTTCGGCAGCGGTCATGGCGAGTGGCTACGACGGCCTGATCTATTCAATCGGATTTTTGGTTGGCTGGCCCATCCTCACGTTCCTGATGGCCGAGCGCCTGCGCAATCTTGGCAAGTTCACCTTCGCCGATGTCGCCGCTTTTCGGTTCAAGCAGGCGCCAATCCGCATCTTTGCAGCCTCCGGCACGTTAGTGGTGGTGGCATTCTACCTGATCGCACAAATGGTCGGCGCCGGCCAGTTGATCAAGCTCCTGTTCGGTCTCGAATACTGGATTGCGATTGTGATCGTCGGCGCGCTGATGATGGTGTACGTGTTGTTCGGCGGCATGACGGCAACCACATGGGTGCAGATCATCAAGGCCTGCCTGCTGCTGGGCGGCGCAACGTTCATGGCGTTCATGGTGCTGCTGAATTTCGGCTTCAGCCTGGAGGCGCTGTTTGCCAACGCGGTTGAGATCAAAGCCGGCCTGGCCACGACGGCTGGCAAGACATCTGAGGAAGCGGCGGCGGCCGGGCAGTCGATCATGGGACCTGGTAACTTCGTCAAGGACCCGATCTCGGCGATTTCGTTCGGCATGGCATTGATGTTCGGGACGGCCGGGCTGCCGCACATCCTGATGCGATTTTTTACGGTCCCGAGCGCGAAGGAAGCGCGCAAGTCTGTGATGTGGGCGACCGGATGGATCGGCTATTTCTATCTGCTGACCTTCATCATCGGTTTCGGCGCAATCACCTTTGTGTCGACCAACCCGGAATTCATTGATGCCAACGGTGTGCTCAAGGGTGGCAGCAATATGGCGGCGGTACACCTGGCCAGTGCGGTTGGCGGCAATGTGTTTCTCGGCTTCATCTCGGCCGTGGCATTCGCCACTATCTTGGCGGTCGTGGCTGGTCTCACCCTGTCGGGTGCATCGGCGGTGTCGCACGATCTCTATGCGACGGTGATCAAAGACGGCAAGGCCGACGGTGCGTCGGAGTTGCGGGTGTCGCGTATGACCACGGTGGCGCTGGGCATTCTGGCCGTGTTGCTGGGTATCGTGTTCGAGAAGCAGAACGTGGCGTTTATGGTGTCTCTGGCATTCGCAATCGCGGCATCGGCCAACTTCCCGGTGTTGTTCATGTCCGTATTGTGGAAAGACTGCACGACCCGCGGCGCGGTCATTGGAGGCTTTCTCGGACTGATATCATCGGTGCTGCTCACGATCGTATCACCCTCGGTGTGGGAAGCTACCTTGGCCTATCCAAAAGGCAGCGCCTTGTTCCCGTACGCCTCACCGGCGCTGTTCTCGATGACGATCGGCGTCGTGGGTATCTGGTTGTTCTCGATTCTTGACCGAAGCAGCCAGGCGGCAAAGGACCGTGGCGGGTTTCTGGCTCAGCAGGTGAGGTCCGAGACAGGCATTGGCGCAACGACTGCATCCGGGCACTGA